The following proteins are encoded in a genomic region of Liolophura sinensis isolate JHLJ2023 chromosome 7, CUHK_Ljap_v2, whole genome shotgun sequence:
- the LOC135469848 gene encoding sulfotransferase 1B1-like — protein sequence MDKVLEGMGERDQGISNAPIYVLYYENLKMNFDREIRKLAAFLGIKRSEEFFQKLSKKCDFEAMKKERSKKGYSENQKAVWRNGEVKFLRKGMIGDWKNHFTMAQNERFGAVLEKELRGSETEFVFESYLTYRTGNRCDTRS from the exons ATGGACAAAGTTCTTGAAGGGATGGGAGAAAGGGATCAAGGAATATCTAATGCCCCCATATACGTTCTGTACTATGagaatttaaaaatg AACTTTGATAGAGAAATTCGAAAGCTTGCTGCATTTCTCGGTATAAAACGAAGTGAGGAATTTTTCCAAAAACTGTCGAAAAAGTGTGACTTTGAAGCCATGAAAAAAGAGAGAAGTAAGAAGGGTTATTCTGAAAACCAAAAGGCGGTATGGAGGAACGGAGAGGTTAAGTTCCTGAGGAAAG GTATGATTGGAGACTGGAAAAATCATTTCACCATGGCGCAAAATGAACGGTTTGGCGCTGTATTAGAAAAAGAACTGAGGGGCAGTGAGACTGAATTTGTGTTCGAGTCTTACCTGACATACCGGACAGGAAATCGATGCGACACGCGATCTTAA
- the LOC135471799 gene encoding sulfotransferase 1B1-like, which produces MPKFPGDMGLRLRRMSEFTARQEDVYVCGYPKSGGNWLWEICNMLLIGNTEYVKGNKMLAMLDFCDQEHFDKMRSPRCLSHHLQFEDIPPDVFRKGSKMVYILRNPKDVCVSHYHHHKGLVGVYDYHGIWPDYFEMWLEGKADYGKWSTHVKGWERGIKEHPTAPIHVIYYESLKRNFDSEVHRLAEFLCLPRNEPFFKRLSEKCDFAAMKKGKTKVGYSEEERQQWRNGEIGFLRKGVIGDWKNHFTTDQNKRFDKVYEKEMKDSKMHIVFE; this is translated from the exons ATGCCGAAATTTCCTGGCGACATGGGATTGAGACTCAGACGGATGAGCGAATTCACCGCTCGCCAGGAGGACGTGTACGTGTGTGGATATCCCAAGTCAG GCGGAAATTGGCTCTGGGAAATCTGCAACATGTTGCTGATCGGAAATACCGAATACGTCAAAGGAAATAAGATGTTGGCTATGCTGGATTTTTGTGATCAAGAACATTTCGATAAAATGAGGTCACCAAGATGTCTGAGTCATCACTTACAGTTTGAAGACATTCCACCGGATGTGTTCAGGAAGGGATCCAAGATGGTATACATTTTAAGGAATCCGAAAGATGTCTGCGTCTCTCATTACCATCACCACAAGGGACTGGTTGGGGTGTATGATTATCATGGCATCTGGCCGGACTACTTTGAGATGTGGTTAGAAGGCAAAG cGGACTATGGCAAGTGGTCAACTCATGTGAAGGGATGGGAAAGAGGGATTAAAGAACATCCAACTGCTCctatacatgttatttattatgAAAGTTTGAAAAGG AATTTCGATTCCGAAGTACACAGGCTTGCTGAATTTCTTTGCTTGCCGCGTAATGAACCGTTTTTCAAGCGTTTGTCCGAAAAGTGTGACTTTGCCGCCATGAAAAAAGGCAAGACCAAGGTCGGATACTCGGAAGAAGAAAGACAACAATGGCGGAACGGAGAAATCGGGTTTTTAAGGAAAG GTGTGATCGGCGACTGGAAAAATCATTTCACCACAGATCAAAATAAACGGTTTGATAAAGTATACGAGAAGGAAATGAAAGACAGTAAGATGCACATTGTTTTTGAGTAA